The following are from one region of the Patescibacteria group bacterium genome:
- a CDS encoding ribosome-binding factor A produces MQTDYRHLQMDEQIRKELGDIMLKNIDFPKGCLVTVIKVETLKNCKEAKICISVLPGRFSGKVLTLLNKRTSYFKHLICKRLSLKHSPLIRFAIEDEKNYVKDKI; encoded by the coding sequence ATGCAAACAGATTACAGACATTTACAAATGGATGAACAAATTAGAAAAGAACTCGGCGATATAATGCTAAAAAATATTGATTTTCCAAAAGGATGTTTAGTTACCGTTATTAAAGTTGAAACTTTAAAAAATTGCAAAGAGGCAAAAATTTGTATTTCAGTTTTGCCGGGCAGATTTAGCGGGAAAGTTTTAACTTTATTAAACAAAAGAACAAGTTATTTTAAGCATTTGATTTGCAAAAGGCTTTCTTTAAAACATTCTCCACTGATTAGATTCGCGATAGAGGATGAAAAAAATTATGTTAAAGATAAAATATAA
- the infB gene encoding translation initiation factor IF-2 gives MNISELARKLRISPQELRKILSAVGIDIGAKAIKIDKQTAKRVLNDWNRILIQYKKIIAEEEIKKEKEEKIDFQDKEIEIPPFITVKDFSFLLSIPVNKLMEILMKNGIFISLNEKIDYDTAAIIAMDLGAKTKKIEMDKKNYDLNREEYLVNLLKKNKNDDHIKERPPVVVVMGHVDHGKTKLLDAIRKTNIVDKEAGGITQHIGAYQIKKNNRLVTFIDTPGHEAFTAMRSRGASIADIAILVVAADDGVKPQTIEAIKIIEKSKIPFVVAINKIDKKEANIDKVKKELSTHNVVTEDWGGKAVCVPISAKNKIGINELLDMLLLTIDIDKERLNVDYNGKAVGTVIESCLDKGEGGIMTILIQKGKLNKGDLININKQFSGKIRIMKDCNGNEIEKAVPSTPVRISGIKNLSQVGDILEVVDKRGKIKKTQKTGVDTKQFAHSQNQEDEKNRENSLNILLKSDVLGSTEVIMESLEKIESGKVKIKIINKGLGNITESDILQMEGIINNQQKNSKTILLGFNIKTAAEADLMAKEKNISIELFQVIYGLLDYVNKIVKEMIGVETIEKEIAQLSVVEIFKTDKKSMIIGGKILKGKAEKTDKAEIWRDNEKIGIGKIESLQSGRQEVSFVEDGQEFGMLFAGDPIIKKDDKIIIYKKEEIIPKA, from the coding sequence ATGAATATTTCTGAGTTAGCGAGAAAATTAAGAATATCGCCTCAAGAACTGCGTAAAATTCTTTCCGCGGTTGGTATTGATATTGGAGCAAAAGCCATCAAAATTGACAAGCAAACAGCTAAAAGGGTTTTAAATGATTGGAATAGAATATTAATCCAATATAAAAAAATAATCGCTGAAGAAGAGATTAAAAAAGAAAAAGAAGAAAAAATAGATTTTCAAGATAAAGAAATAGAAATACCGCCTTTTATAACAGTAAAGGATTTTTCGTTTCTCCTTTCAATCCCAGTTAATAAGCTTATGGAAATTTTAATGAAAAACGGAATTTTTATTTCGCTTAATGAAAAAATTGATTATGACACAGCCGCTATAATTGCTATGGATTTAGGAGCTAAAACAAAAAAAATAGAAATGGATAAAAAAAACTATGATTTAAATAGAGAAGAATATCTTGTTAATTTATTAAAAAAGAATAAAAATGACGATCATATTAAAGAAAGACCGCCTGTTGTAGTCGTGATGGGACATGTTGACCATGGAAAAACAAAACTTTTAGACGCAATTAGAAAAACTAACATAGTTGACAAAGAAGCTGGCGGAATTACCCAGCATATCGGAGCATACCAAATTAAAAAAAATAATCGTTTAGTTACTTTTATTGACACTCCAGGGCATGAAGCTTTTACGGCAATGAGATCTCGCGGCGCTAGTATTGCTGATATCGCTATTTTAGTTGTGGCGGCTGACGATGGAGTAAAACCGCAAACAATAGAAGCGATAAAAATCATTGAGAAATCAAAAATTCCTTTTGTTGTCGCAATAAATAAAATTGATAAAAAAGAAGCAAATATAGATAAGGTTAAAAAAGAGCTTTCAACGCATAATGTGGTTACGGAAGATTGGGGAGGCAAAGCTGTTTGTGTCCCTATTTCCGCAAAAAATAAGATAGGGATAAATGAACTGCTTGATATGCTGCTTTTAACAATTGATATTGACAAAGAAAGATTAAATGTTGATTATAACGGAAAAGCAGTCGGCACTGTTATTGAATCTTGCCTAGATAAAGGCGAAGGAGGAATAATGACAATATTAATCCAAAAGGGAAAATTAAATAAAGGAGATCTTATTAACATTAATAAGCAATTTTCTGGAAAAATAAGAATAATGAAAGACTGCAATGGAAATGAAATTGAAAAAGCTGTTCCGTCAACTCCCGTAAGGATATCCGGGATCAAAAATTTATCGCAGGTTGGCGATATTTTGGAAGTCGTAGATAAAAGAGGAAAAATTAAAAAAACGCAAAAAACTGGCGTGGATACAAAACAATTTGCTCACAGCCAAAATCAAGAAGACGAAAAAAACAGGGAAAATTCTCTGAATATTCTTTTAAAATCTGATGTTTTGGGGTCAACAGAAGTAATAATGGAAAGTTTAGAAAAAATAGAATCAGGAAAAGTAAAAATAAAAATTATTAATAAAGGATTGGGAAATATTACAGAGTCTGATATTTTACAAATGGAAGGAATTATTAATAATCAACAAAAAAATAGCAAAACAATTTTGCTTGGATTTAATATTAAAACCGCGGCAGAAGCAGATTTAATGGCAAAAGAAAAAAATATCAGCATAGAATTGTTTCAGGTTATATACGGTTTGTTGGATTATGTTAATAAAATTGTAAAAGAAATGATTGGCGTAGAAACTATAGAAAAAGAAATAGCTCAATTATCTGTTGTTGAAATTTTTAAAACAGACAAAAAATCAATGATAATCGGCGGCAAAATTTTGAAAGGAAAAGCTGAAAAAACAGATAAAGCAGAAATTTGGCGCGACAACGAAAAAATAGGAATTGGAAAAATTGAAAGCTTGCAATCAGGAAGGCAAGAAGTTTCTTTTGTTGAAGACGGACAAGAGTTTGGAATGCTTTTTGCTGGCGATCCAATTATTAAAAAAGATGATAAAATAATTATTTACAAAAAGGAAGAAATAATTCCAAAAGCCTAA
- a CDS encoding TdeIII family type II restriction endonuclease, whose protein sequence is MTKNTLDKKEAIRSLVHTAVEAYAEGFQARHEGEVDNPNGTINMKIHNVFIAALGEDIQYYSSLVRSLDSSLGNMLEKLAINIAGFSYEVNKRVEGLLGVEQTRGVAELLEKYKRREITPPTTEDYQFLRVNPKDKSLKTKRHESDYYLIDKDTKDSYLIELKIGGDLDNKKARSEKEALLEQFAILSNTLPKTKKIILYFATAYNRYGEGKEWKQERVRQFFADDELLIGKDFWDFVCKMDNGYDIVLDTYKDAIKKLKYKKIRNDFSIFKNFNNLPYFLKNKFEQIY, encoded by the coding sequence ATGACAAAAAATACTTTGGATAAAAAAGAGGCAATAAGATCATTGGTGCATACAGCAGTTGAAGCATACGCAGAGGGTTTTCAAGCACGACACGAGGGAGAAGTTGATAATCCAAACGGAACAATCAACATGAAAATTCATAATGTTTTTATTGCAGCGCTTGGAGAGGATATACAATATTATTCATCTCTTGTTCGTTCCCTTGATAGTTCACTTGGGAATATGCTTGAAAAATTAGCGATAAATATTGCTGGTTTTTCATACGAGGTTAATAAACGAGTCGAAGGTCTTTTGGGGGTTGAACAAACAAGAGGTGTTGCTGAATTACTGGAAAAATACAAAAGACGAGAAATAACACCGCCAACAACAGAGGATTATCAATTTTTAAGAGTAAACCCAAAAGACAAATCGCTAAAAACCAAAAGGCATGAAAGCGATTATTATTTAATTGATAAGGATACGAAAGACAGTTATTTGATTGAATTAAAAATTGGAGGCGATTTAGATAACAAAAAAGCAAGATCTGAAAAGGAGGCTCTGCTGGAACAGTTTGCTATTCTCTCAAACACACTACCAAAAACTAAAAAAATAATATTATATTTCGCAACAGCGTATAATCGTTATGGCGAGGGGAAAGAATGGAAGCAAGAAAGAGTACGCCAATTTTTTGCTGATGATGAATTGCTTATTGGAAAAGATTTTTGGGATTTTGTTTGCAAAATGGATAATGGATACGATATTGTTCTTGATACATATAAAGATGCAATCAAAAAGTTAAAGTATAAAAAGATTAGAAATGATTTTTCAATTTTTAAAAACTTTAACAATCTTCCTTATTTTTTAAAAAATAAATTTGAACAAATTTATTAA
- a CDS encoding HNH endonuclease has protein sequence MTKVEAIKKVLEDNGGIATWEIIYNEIEKYYPEAKKSKEWSAGIRGVLYREIKNNKNFKKINEGTFSIADYDETKLALSPKDLITTKDILTAIRIGQSQFRKKLITSLKKCPITGIDDTRILTASHIKPWTQATNHERLDVCNGFLFSPTFDRLFDRGIISFSNDKQLLVSKSFSEKNLLRLNLKHHQIIENLPIIGREEYLEYHRDKIFLHN, from the coding sequence ATGACTAAAGTTGAAGCGATAAAAAAAGTTCTTGAGGATAATGGAGGTATTGCGACATGGGAAATTATCTACAACGAGATTGAAAAATATTATCCAGAAGCGAAAAAATCTAAAGAATGGTCAGCTGGTATTCGTGGTGTTTTATATAGAGAAATTAAAAATAATAAGAATTTTAAAAAGATTAACGAGGGGACATTTTCTATTGCTGATTATGATGAAACTAAACTTGCATTGTCGCCAAAAGACTTAATAACTACAAAAGATATACTAACTGCAATCCGCATAGGGCAAAGTCAATTTAGAAAAAAACTTATTACTTCGTTAAAAAAATGCCCGATTACTGGAATTGATGATACCCGTATTCTAACTGCCAGTCATATTAAACCATGGACACAAGCAACAAATCACGAACGATTAGATGTTTGCAACGGATTTTTGTTTAGCCCGACATTTGATAGGCTCTTCGATAGGGGAATTATAAGTTTTTCAAATGACAAACAATTGTTGGTATCTAAAAGTTTTTCAGAAAAAAATCTTTTAAGGCTCAATTTAAAACATCATCAGATAATTGAAAATTTACCAATTATTGGAAGAGAAGAATATTTGGAATATCATCGTGACAAGATATTTCTTCATAACTAA
- a CDS encoding Bro-N domain-containing protein, whose product MTTKIAIFQKKEIRKTIYKNEWWFSVADVIEALTDTVDVRDYIKKMRKRDKELNSYWGTNCPPLEMIAKDGKKRKIISANTEGLFRVIQSIPSPKAEPFKRWLAKVGYERIQEIEDPELATKRTRAIYKAKGYSDAWIKKRMRGIEVRETLTNEWKNRGVKKEQEYAILTAEISKATFGMTPSEYQKFKGLKRENLRDHMNDLELIFTMLGEASTTEIAKNKNTQGFVENQTAAKDGGAIAGDARKKLELKSGKKISTNKNYLPKIEDKKRLN is encoded by the coding sequence ATGACAACAAAAATTGCTATTTTTCAAAAAAAAGAAATTCGCAAAACTATTTATAAAAATGAGTGGTGGTTTTCAGTCGCTGATGTGATTGAAGCACTTACAGATACGGTTGATGTTAGGGATTATATAAAAAAGATGAGAAAACGGGATAAGGAATTAAATTCCTACTGGGGGACAAATTGTCCCCCACTTGAAATGATCGCTAAAGATGGCAAAAAAAGGAAAATAATCAGCGCTAATACTGAGGGTCTTTTTCGTGTTATCCAATCAATTCCGTCGCCAAAAGCCGAGCCATTTAAACGTTGGTTGGCGAAAGTTGGTTATGAACGAATACAGGAAATAGAAGATCCTGAATTGGCAACAAAACGAACAAGAGCTATTTATAAAGCAAAAGGTTATTCGGACGCTTGGATTAAAAAACGAATGCGTGGAATTGAAGTTAGAGAAACTTTAACAAATGAATGGAAAAATCGTGGCGTGAAAAAAGAGCAAGAATATGCGATTTTAACAGCTGAAATTTCTAAAGCAACTTTTGGAATGACGCCGAGCGAATATCAAAAGTTTAAAGGATTAAAACGAGAAAACTTACGAGATCATATGAATGATTTAGAATTGATTTTTACCATGCTTGGTGAAGCGTCAACAACGGAAATCGCGAAAAATAAAAATACGCAAGGATTTGTCGAAAATCAAACAGCGGCTAAAGATGGTGGCGCCATTGCGGGAGATGCTCGAAAAAAACTTGAACTTAAAAGCGGTAAAAAAATTTCAACAAACAAAAATTATTTACCAAAGATAGAGGATAAAAAAAGATTGAATTAG